One genomic segment of Clostridium saccharoperbutylacetonicum N1-4(HMT) includes these proteins:
- a CDS encoding DNA gyrase/topoisomerase IV subunit B, with amino-acid sequence MELKNTYDVTDLTSLEKLEPVRIRPGMYIGSTGSKGLHHCIWEIVDNAIDEIANGYGNKVTIILNEDKSVTVIDNARGIPTGIHPVKKKSGVEMVFTELHTGGKFNNKNYKTSGGLHGVGAAVVNALSKWLEVEVYQNGNIYRQRFEYAYDKELKREMPGTAVSGLKIIGKTDKVGTKITFKPDEEVFSTIDFKFDIIDSRLQELAFQNKGVTLELVDKRKGQEITKEYYSENGLLDFINYLNESKTPIHDTPIIFDGERVVGDLQMYGEICIQFTDSTTEYIASYVNNIPTTEAGTHETGFKTGMTRAFKEWAKKLGLVKEKDKEFEGDDLREGMTAIVRIKITNPIFEGQTKTKLGNTEAYTMMNDLVYTKFSEWIEDNKTLATNIINNALEAAKRRDKIKKINDAEKKKIGKGTAPLAGKVAVCTLKDKFVNEFIVVEGDSAGGSAKQARDRRFQTIMPSKGKIMNTEKQKLENVLASEELKIFNTAIGTGTLDNYKEEDLKYDKIIIMSDADVDGYHIRTLWMTYIYRYMRPLIANGHLYLAQPPLYKVYKESKGKDIVKYAYSDDELEGVKKQIGKGALIQRYKGLGEMNPDQLWDTTLNPESRTLLQVTIEDAAKAEKMISLLMGDIVEPRKNYMYKYGEF; translated from the coding sequence ATGGAATTGAAAAATACTTATGATGTAACAGATTTAACATCATTAGAAAAACTAGAACCAGTAAGGATAAGACCTGGAATGTATATAGGTTCTACAGGAAGCAAAGGTCTACATCATTGTATTTGGGAAATAGTTGATAATGCCATAGATGAAATAGCTAATGGCTATGGAAATAAAGTAACTATAATCTTAAATGAAGATAAAAGCGTTACTGTAATAGATAATGCAAGAGGTATTCCTACAGGTATTCATCCAGTTAAAAAGAAATCGGGAGTCGAAATGGTATTTACTGAACTTCATACGGGAGGTAAATTTAATAATAAAAATTATAAAACATCTGGAGGACTACATGGAGTTGGTGCTGCAGTTGTAAATGCTTTATCAAAATGGCTGGAAGTAGAAGTATATCAAAATGGAAATATATATAGACAGAGATTTGAATATGCTTATGACAAAGAATTGAAAAGAGAAATGCCTGGAACAGCTGTTAGTGGATTAAAAATTATAGGAAAAACTGATAAGGTTGGAACAAAAATTACATTTAAACCGGATGAAGAAGTATTTTCAACAATTGATTTTAAGTTTGATATAATAGACAGCAGACTGCAGGAATTGGCATTTCAAAATAAAGGTGTTACTCTAGAATTAGTTGATAAGAGAAAAGGACAGGAAATTACAAAAGAATATTACTCTGAAAATGGGCTTTTAGATTTTATTAATTATTTAAATGAAAGCAAGACACCCATTCACGACACACCAATAATTTTTGATGGAGAAAGAGTTGTTGGAGATCTTCAAATGTATGGAGAAATATGTATTCAATTTACTGATTCTACAACAGAATATATCGCTAGTTATGTAAATAATATTCCTACAACTGAGGCTGGAACTCATGAAACAGGTTTTAAAACTGGTATGACGAGAGCCTTTAAGGAGTGGGCTAAGAAGTTAGGATTGGTTAAGGAAAAGGATAAGGAATTTGAAGGTGACGATTTAAGAGAAGGCATGACTGCAATTGTAAGAATTAAAATTACAAATCCTATATTTGAAGGGCAAACTAAAACTAAACTCGGAAATACTGAGGCATATACCATGATGAATGATTTGGTATACACTAAATTTTCTGAATGGATTGAAGATAACAAAACTTTAGCTACAAATATAATTAATAATGCTTTAGAAGCAGCAAAAAGAAGAGACAAAATTAAGAAAATAAATGATGCAGAAAAAAAGAAAATAGGTAAAGGAACTGCACCGCTTGCAGGTAAAGTTGCTGTATGTACATTAAAAGATAAATTTGTAAATGAATTTATAGTTGTTGAGGGAGATTCGGCAGGTGGTTCTGCAAAACAGGCTAGAGATAGAAGATTCCAAACAATAATGCCATCTAAGGGGAAAATAATGAATACAGAAAAGCAAAAGCTTGAAAATGTATTAGCCTCTGAAGAATTAAAAATATTTAATACTGCAATTGGAACAGGGACCTTAGATAATTATAAAGAAGAAGATTTAAAATATGATAAAATCATAATTATGAGTGATGCAGATGTTGATGGATATCATATTAGAACTCTTTGGATGACATATATCTATAGATATATGCGACCATTAATAGCAAATGGTCATTTATATCTTGCACAGCCTCCTTTATACAAGGTATATAAGGAATCAAAAGGTAAAGATATAGTTAAATATGCATATAGTGATGATGAATTAGAAGGTGTTAAAAAGCAAATTGGAAAAGGTGCTTTAATTCAAAGATATAAAGGTCTTGGGGAAATGAATCCAGATCAGTTATGGGATACAACATTAAATCCAGAAAGTAGAACACTGCTTCAAGTGACTATAGAAGATGCAGCTAAGGCAGAAAAGATGATTTCGTTGCTTATGGGTGATATTGTAGAACCAAGAAAGAATTATATGTATAAATACGGAGAATTTTAG
- a CDS encoding glycosyltransferase family 2 protein: protein MGEYILTITAIFQILVFAIICYYLFLGIAGLFRKEEKKNYTPKNKFAMLIAAHNEEVVIGSLIESMMKLDYPKEMYDVFVIADNCTDNTAKIAKGYGVNVCERFSKDKRGKGYALEWMFSKLFAMEKQYDAIAIFDADNLVHKDFLKEMNSKMQEGYKVVQGYIDSKNPEDSWIASSYSIGFWTQNRMNQLAKANLGLTSQIGGTGFVLETNTLKKLGWGATCLTEDLEFTCKLVLNGEKVGWAHDAIIYDEKPLKLKQSWSQRKRWMQGFTDVASRYFFKLLKKAVLERKFYIFDCALYVLQPFVTVLIGISTILTLIQSNTSGVNIFIINYLFSDDAFKAFCVIQFLLTPLTLLIDKKISKQFMLMEILYSSNVFVVPYLATNTRDWLVALAISIGYNLAFLVLTGILLGKKQFVLFYRFWLYGLYTITWFPISIQGILNKNNKEWSHTKHVRKIEICDV from the coding sequence ATGGGAGAATATATTTTGACCATAACAGCTATATTTCAAATTTTGGTTTTTGCAATAATATGCTATTATTTGTTTTTAGGAATTGCTGGTTTATTTAGAAAAGAAGAAAAAAAGAATTATACGCCTAAGAATAAATTTGCAATGTTAATTGCAGCGCATAATGAAGAAGTTGTTATTGGAAGTCTTATAGAGAGTATGATGAAATTAGATTATCCTAAGGAAATGTATGATGTTTTTGTAATTGCAGATAATTGTACGGATAATACAGCTAAAATAGCTAAAGGTTATGGTGTTAATGTTTGTGAAAGATTTTCTAAAGACAAAAGAGGAAAAGGATATGCATTAGAATGGATGTTTTCAAAATTATTTGCTATGGAAAAACAATATGATGCTATTGCAATATTTGATGCAGACAATCTTGTACATAAAGATTTCTTAAAAGAAATGAATTCCAAAATGCAAGAAGGATATAAAGTTGTACAGGGATACATTGATAGTAAAAACCCTGAAGATTCGTGGATAGCATCAAGTTATTCTATAGGTTTTTGGACTCAGAACAGAATGAATCAATTAGCTAAAGCAAATTTGGGATTAACAAGTCAAATTGGTGGTACAGGATTTGTTTTAGAAACAAATACATTAAAAAAACTAGGATGGGGTGCAACTTGCTTAACAGAGGATTTAGAATTTACTTGTAAACTTGTGTTAAATGGAGAAAAAGTAGGATGGGCACACGATGCTATAATATATGATGAAAAGCCATTGAAATTAAAGCAGTCATGGTCGCAAAGAAAAAGATGGATGCAAGGTTTTACTGATGTTGCTTCAAGATATTTCTTTAAATTACTAAAGAAAGCAGTTTTAGAAAGAAAATTTTATATTTTCGACTGTGCATTATATGTTTTACAACCATTTGTAACAGTATTAATAGGTATATCAACTATTTTAACATTAATACAATCCAATACCAGTGGAGTTAATATTTTTATTATTAATTACTTGTTTAGTGATGATGCATTTAAAGCATTTTGTGTTATTCAATTTTTATTGACACCACTTACGTTGTTAATAGATAAGAAAATTTCAAAACAATTCATGTTAATGGAAATTTTATATTCAAGTAATGTTTTTGTAGTTCCATATTTAGCAACAAATACTAGAGATTGGTTAGTAGCATTAGCAATTAGTATTGGATATAATTTAGCATTTTTAGTGTTAACAGGGATATTACTAGGAAAGAAACAATTTGTTTTATTCTATAGATTCTGGTTATATGGATTATATACAATAACATGGTTCCCTATTTCAATACAAGGTATATTAAACAAGAATAATAAAGAGTGGAGCCATACTAAGCATGTTAGAAAAATAGAAATATGTGATGTATAA
- a CDS encoding rhomboid family intramembrane serine protease codes for MKNIKEEFYKTLLNREDFYMKQYYSNYHKEDVYIAIKELREGIYCVLITDEANENIDSLEAFEYIKTLDKPFSLNVMILSSEGYIYTEHVHPINKLIINKDRGNVIACDESCLPLKQIWENAIQKNFSTNRKLGKSYFENKLLTSGLIVINIAIFLITAFLSGSLFDIDTKVLLDYGAKYNALIDKGQVWRLLTCAFLHSGLIHIACNMYSLYIIGPQIEQIYGTLKYLIIYIVSSITASALSYFMSPDSISVGASGAIFGLMGALLAFAFIERNKIQKKYMSSLMQVIIINLFIGLSISNIDNFAHIGGLVGGVLTGYISYKIFNNNMGKL; via the coding sequence ATGAAAAATATTAAAGAAGAATTTTACAAAACTTTATTAAATAGAGAAGATTTCTATATGAAGCAGTACTATAGCAATTATCATAAAGAAGATGTATATATTGCAATTAAAGAATTACGAGAAGGTATATACTGTGTTTTAATAACTGATGAAGCAAATGAAAATATAGATTCACTGGAAGCATTTGAGTACATAAAAACATTAGATAAACCGTTTTCACTTAATGTGATGATTTTATCCAGTGAAGGCTATATATACACGGAACATGTACATCCAATAAATAAGCTTATTATTAATAAAGATAGAGGTAATGTTATAGCTTGTGATGAATCTTGTCTTCCACTAAAGCAAATTTGGGAAAATGCTATACAAAAGAATTTTTCAACAAATAGAAAGTTAGGAAAAAGTTATTTTGAAAATAAATTATTAACTAGTGGATTGATAGTAATAAATATAGCAATATTTCTGATTACAGCCTTTTTATCAGGAAGTTTATTTGATATTGATACAAAGGTTTTATTGGATTATGGCGCGAAATATAATGCATTAATTGATAAAGGGCAGGTTTGGAGATTGCTTACTTGTGCCTTTCTACATTCTGGGTTAATACATATAGCTTGCAATATGTATTCGCTCTACATAATAGGTCCTCAAATAGAACAAATTTATGGGACTCTGAAATATCTTATTATTTATATAGTATCTTCTATAACGGCATCAGCATTAAGTTATTTTATGAGCCCGGATAGCATATCAGTAGGGGCATCAGGAGCAATATTTGGTTTGATGGGAGCACTTTTAGCTTTTGCATTTATAGAGAGAAATAAAATTCAGAAAAAATATATGTCTAGTTTAATGCAGGTTATAATTATAAATTTATTTATAGGATTAAGCATCTCAAATATTGATAACTTTGCTCATATTGGAGGCTTAGTTGGTGGTGTTTTAACAGGATACATAAGTTATAAAATATTTAATAATAATATGGGTAAATTATAA
- the pepF gene encoding oligoendopeptidase F, whose amino-acid sequence MSELRKREEIEEKFKWNINKIYSNIETWEKDFESLKSQAMKLNEYSGKLTNGEKILEYLKFNEEISRKAENLFIYAHLKYDEDTSNTTYQALMSKIDIYMAEFASYTAFFVPEILSLEDKFIEAEINRVSELKNYKFLIEDILKEKPHILSKEMEELLAAASDCLDAPSAIHSILTNADMTFGKLEDEEGNEVELTEGNYSSFIKSKNINVRKAAFERLFGEYDKLKNTLATSLTASIKTFNFSSKVRKYSSALEASLKPNNIPLDVYRNAIKVINDNLNSLHRYVEIKKKLLGLDEIHMYDLYVPVIEIEKEKIEFNTGVDTVLEALKPLGTEYLDIFKSGIKDGWIDIYENKGKRGGAYSWGGYDTMPYVLLNYNNDLQDVSTLAHEMGHSIHSYYSRKEQPYHYSSYTLFCAEVASTTNESLLIHYLIENEKDEKKKLYLINQELEQIRTTVFRQLMFAEFELYTHETLEQGIPLTADEYNKAWHDLNVKYFGSEMIIDKEIDVEWARIPHFYSDFYVYQYATGYAAASAFSKSILECKEDSVEKYKGFLKAGGSDYPISILKNAGVDMMSNAPIEATIKRFNELLDMIGK is encoded by the coding sequence ATGAGTGAATTAAGAAAAAGAGAAGAAATTGAAGAAAAATTTAAATGGAATATTAATAAAATATATTCAAATATCGAAACATGGGAAAAGGATTTTGAAAGTCTAAAAAGTCAGGCAATGAAATTAAATGAGTATTCAGGGAAATTAACTAATGGAGAAAAAATCTTAGAATATCTTAAATTTAATGAAGAAATATCAAGAAAAGCAGAAAATTTATTTATTTATGCACATTTAAAATATGATGAAGATACTTCAAATACAACATATCAAGCTTTAATGAGTAAAATTGATATATATATGGCTGAATTTGCAAGTTATACAGCTTTTTTTGTTCCAGAAATTTTAAGCCTAGAGGATAAATTTATTGAAGCGGAAATAAATAGAGTAAGTGAATTAAAGAATTACAAATTTTTAATTGAAGATATCTTAAAAGAAAAACCACATATTCTATCAAAAGAAATGGAAGAATTATTAGCAGCAGCTTCAGATTGTTTGGATGCTCCATCAGCAATACACAGCATTTTGACTAATGCAGATATGACGTTTGGTAAATTAGAAGACGAGGAAGGAAATGAAGTTGAATTAACAGAAGGAAATTACTCTTCATTTATAAAAAGTAAAAATATAAATGTAAGAAAAGCTGCATTTGAAAGACTATTCGGAGAATATGACAAGTTAAAAAATACACTAGCAACTTCTTTAACTGCTTCAATAAAAACTTTTAATTTTAGTAGTAAAGTAAGAAAATACTCAAGTGCATTGGAAGCTTCACTAAAGCCTAATAATATTCCATTAGATGTTTATAGAAATGCTATTAAAGTTATAAATGACAACTTAAATTCTCTTCATAGATATGTTGAAATTAAAAAAAAGTTATTAGGCCTAGATGAAATCCATATGTATGATTTATATGTTCCGGTAATTGAAATAGAAAAGGAAAAAATTGAGTTTAATACTGGAGTTGATACAGTTTTAGAAGCTTTAAAACCTCTTGGAACTGAATACTTAGATATATTTAAAAGTGGTATTAAGGATGGATGGATAGATATATATGAAAATAAGGGAAAAAGAGGTGGTGCATATTCATGGGGTGGATATGATACTATGCCTTATGTTCTTTTAAATTATAATAATGATTTGCAGGATGTATCAACTTTAGCTCACGAAATGGGTCACTCAATACATTCTTATTACTCAAGAAAGGAACAGCCATATCATTATTCGAGTTATACATTATTTTGTGCAGAAGTTGCATCAACTACTAATGAATCTTTGCTTATTCACTATTTGATTGAAAATGAAAAAGATGAAAAGAAAAAGCTTTATCTAATTAATCAAGAATTAGAACAAATTAGAACAACAGTTTTCAGACAATTGATGTTTGCAGAATTTGAGCTTTATACTCATGAAACTTTAGAACAAGGAATTCCATTAACTGCTGATGAGTATAATAAGGCGTGGCACGATTTAAATGTTAAATATTTTGGAAGTGAAATGATAATAGATAAAGAAATAGATGTAGAATGGGCTAGAATTCCTCATTTTTATTCTGATTTTTATGTTTATCAATATGCTACAGGTTATGCAGCAGCATCAGCATTCTCAAAATCAATATTAGAATGTAAAGAAGATTCAGTAGAGAAGTATAAAGGCTTTTTAAAAGCTGGTGGCAGCGATTATCCAATAAGTATTTTGAAAAATGCAGGTGTAGATATGATGTCTAATGCACCTATAGAAGCAACTATCAAGAGATTTAATGAACTTTTAGATATGATAGGTAAATAG
- a CDS encoding DUF6762 family protein codes for MDFSSLVLIEKDNETGFIKKELGSFEVNEGALFVKKLYVLDGIVNMYFDTNKDVEEWEYSAIYDLFNKEAFVEKGYELEEDEEEYNPTYIIKFEYKDDYNEMKEKIHEAVAIIENEMNAVFEAIKGKEEIYSE; via the coding sequence ATGGATTTTTCGAGTTTAGTATTAATAGAAAAAGATAATGAAACAGGTTTTATAAAGAAAGAATTAGGAAGCTTCGAAGTAAATGAAGGAGCATTGTTTGTAAAAAAACTTTATGTATTGGATGGAATTGTAAATATGTATTTTGATACAAATAAAGATGTAGAAGAATGGGAATACTCTGCTATATATGATTTATTTAATAAGGAAGCATTTGTAGAAAAAGGATATGAATTAGAAGAAGATGAAGAAGAATATAATCCTACATATATAATAAAATTTGAATATAAAGATGATTATAATGAAATGAAGGAAAAAATACATGAAGCAGTAGCAATAATAGAAAATGAAATGAATGCAGTATTTGAAGCTATAAAAGGGAAAGAAGAAATATATTCAGAATAA
- the dltC gene encoding D-alanine--poly(phosphoribitol) ligase subunit DltC, with product MKEQVLEIFIEVTGNDEIAEDLDLNLFDAGLLDSLAIIEVLLKLEEKLGIKLQPTDLEREDMSTVNKLAEFLENRK from the coding sequence ATGAAAGAACAAGTATTAGAAATATTTATTGAAGTTACAGGAAATGATGAAATTGCTGAAGATTTAGATTTAAATCTTTTTGATGCAGGATTATTAGATTCACTAGCAATAATAGAAGTATTGCTAAAATTGGAAGAGAAATTAGGAATAAAACTTCAACCTACAGATTTAGAAAGAGAAGATATGTCAACAGTTAATAAGTTGGCTGAATTCTTAGAAAATAGAAAATAA
- the dltB gene encoding D-alanyl-lipoteichoic acid biosynthesis protein DltB, which translates to MKLTQYGDYFYLYLLLLTFIPAIVLALKGINIKYYGLIVSIAMIYLIMGKTIGLIMFLMFLAGEITLIYGYLYLRKKNDSRYLYWAFLFMSIIPVIITKVAGLTRFAPYIGFIGLSYLNFKAIQIIIEIYDGRITEIKFIDFINFILFFPTLSSGPIDRWKRFEENLNSKIEKNEYVNEFLLVGLRKIFIAIIYKFIIAYLIDTYWLLNIPKEVNIINSINYMYAYTMYLFFDFAGYSLFAIGTSYIFGIKTPENFNKPFLSKDMKEFWTRWHISLSRWFGDYIFSRFVLDSMRKKRFRSRFTASHVAQIITMFIMGLWHGLTVYYILYGLYQGVALVLTDIYQRKSTFYKKNKNQKWFNCVQIAITFHIVCFGMLIFSGYLFK; encoded by the coding sequence ATGAAATTAACACAATATGGAGATTACTTTTATTTATATCTATTATTATTAACCTTTATTCCAGCTATAGTATTAGCCTTAAAAGGAATAAATATTAAATATTATGGATTAATAGTATCAATAGCTATGATTTATCTCATAATGGGAAAAACTATAGGCTTGATTATGTTTTTGATGTTTCTGGCTGGAGAAATTACGCTGATTTACGGATATTTATATCTTCGAAAAAAAAATGATAGTAGATATCTATATTGGGCCTTTTTGTTTATGTCAATAATTCCGGTTATAATAACTAAAGTGGCTGGACTTACAAGGTTTGCGCCATACATTGGATTTATTGGTTTGTCATATTTGAACTTTAAGGCAATCCAAATAATAATTGAAATTTATGATGGTAGAATTACTGAAATTAAATTTATAGATTTTATTAATTTTATTTTATTCTTTCCTACATTAAGTTCTGGACCTATTGATAGATGGAAGAGATTTGAAGAAAATTTAAATTCTAAAATAGAAAAAAACGAATATGTTAATGAATTTTTGTTAGTTGGATTAAGAAAAATATTTATAGCAATAATATATAAATTTATAATTGCGTATTTAATTGACACATATTGGTTGCTAAATATACCAAAAGAGGTTAATATAATAAATAGTATAAATTATATGTATGCTTATACCATGTATTTATTTTTTGACTTTGCAGGATATAGTTTATTTGCAATTGGAACAAGTTATATATTTGGTATTAAAACCCCAGAGAATTTCAATAAGCCTTTCTTAAGCAAGGATATGAAAGAATTCTGGACACGATGGCATATTTCTTTGTCACGATGGTTTGGAGATTATATTTTTTCAAGATTTGTATTGGATTCTATGAGGAAGAAAAGATTTAGAAGCAGATTTACAGCTTCTCATGTAGCACAAATAATTACAATGTTTATTATGGGCTTATGGCATGGGCTAACTGTATATTATATTTTATATGGGTTATATCAAGGAGTAGCGTTAGTATTAACAGATATATATCAAAGAAAATCAACTTTTTATAAAAAGAATAAGAACCAAAAATGGTTTAATTGTGTTCAAATAGCAATAACATTCCATATAGTTTGTTTTGGTATGTTAATATTTTCAGGATATTTATTTAAATAA
- the dltA gene encoding D-alanine--poly(phosphoribitol) ligase subunit DltA, whose protein sequence is MKILEGIKKYSETDRIALKCDGNIMTYMDLDKTSEAIGAFLLKEFGDDRTPIIIYGNKENLMMAVMMAALKSGRAYIPIDISYPKERVEAIIGEVNPKVLIDFSKENTFENIRVLKEEQLMEIQNEYKDIEVQKSSWVKEDENAYILFTSGSTGKPKGVQISSNNLDNFVEWIADYLHLDESEEVFMNQAAYSFDLSVTSIYPGLCYGKTLHGYSKETLSNLKNMFNDMGESGINIWVSTPSFAGMCVVEESFNSIMLPDLKAMIFVGEVLPKPLCEELLNRFPGTRIVNGYGPTEATVAVSANDMNRETLAQEGSLPIGYPMKTSVVKIVDEAGNRVNEGEKGEIIIVGPSVSKGYFNNKEMTDKAFFYDEYNGTNCRAYRTGDLGYYVNGNLYYCGRKDFQIKLNGYRIEIEDIENNLVKVSNVKNAAVVPVNKDDKIAYLTAFIELKEDNGLSGLKNGIAIKKELGELIPSYMVPRNIKIVTQFPTNVNGKIDRKKLLEDL, encoded by the coding sequence ATGAAGATTTTAGAAGGCATAAAAAAATACTCTGAAACAGATAGAATCGCATTAAAATGTGATGGAAATATAATGACTTATATGGATTTAGATAAAACTTCGGAAGCTATAGGTGCATTTTTATTAAAAGAATTTGGAGATGATAGAACTCCTATTATCATATATGGAAATAAAGAAAATTTAATGATGGCAGTAATGATGGCTGCTCTAAAATCAGGAAGAGCATATATACCAATTGACATTAGTTATCCTAAAGAAAGAGTAGAGGCAATTATAGGTGAAGTTAACCCTAAGGTGCTTATTGACTTTAGTAAAGAAAACACTTTTGAAAATATACGTGTATTAAAAGAAGAACAGCTTATGGAAATACAAAATGAGTACAAAGATATTGAAGTTCAAAAAAGTAGTTGGGTAAAAGAAGATGAAAATGCATATATTTTATTTACTTCTGGAAGTACAGGAAAGCCAAAGGGTGTTCAAATAAGCAGTAATAATTTAGATAACTTTGTTGAATGGATAGCAGATTATTTACATTTAGATGAGTCGGAAGAAGTATTTATGAATCAAGCTGCATATTCTTTTGATTTATCTGTAACTTCAATATATCCAGGCTTATGTTATGGGAAAACTTTGCATGGATATTCAAAGGAAACTCTTTCAAATTTAAAAAATATGTTTAATGATATGGGAGAATCAGGAATCAATATATGGGTGTCAACTCCATCGTTTGCAGGTATGTGTGTGGTAGAAGAAAGCTTCAATTCTATAATGCTTCCTGATTTGAAAGCTATGATATTCGTAGGAGAAGTTCTTCCAAAACCTCTTTGCGAGGAACTTTTAAATAGATTTCCAGGCACAAGAATTGTAAATGGATATGGGCCAACAGAAGCAACAGTAGCAGTAAGTGCAAATGACATGAATAGAGAGACACTTGCACAAGAAGGTAGCCTTCCTATAGGATATCCAATGAAAACTTCAGTTGTGAAAATCGTTGATGAAGCTGGAAATAGAGTAAATGAAGGAGAAAAGGGAGAAATCATAATTGTAGGTCCAAGTGTAAGTAAAGGATACTTTAACAATAAGGAAATGACAGATAAAGCATTTTTTTATGATGAATATAATGGTACTAACTGTAGAGCATATAGAACAGGTGACTTAGGATATTATGTAAATGGGAATTTATATTACTGTGGTAGAAAGGATTTCCAAATAAAGCTTAATGGTTACAGAATAGAAATAGAAGACATAGAAAACAATTTGGTAAAAGTAAGTAATGTAAAAAATGCTGCTGTTGTGCCAGTTAATAAAGATGATAAAATTGCTTATTTAACAGCTTTTATTGAATTAAAGGAAGATAACGGGTTAAGTGGATTAAAGAATGGAATCGCAATAAAAAAAGAATTAGGAGAATTAATTCCGTCATATATGGTCCCAAGAAACATAAAAATAGTTACACAATTTCCTACTAATGTGAATGGAAAGATTGACAGGAAAAAATTATTGGAGGACCTATAA
- the dltD gene encoding D-alanyl-lipoteichoic acid biosynthesis protein DltD: MKKKILWILMPIFVGIVTVIFLNNFLDKKIQILLNTKNLKSINIEYGSTYKDRGVIYNEYLTQNNYLLLEGSSELGAPVSQLPVNTFPAKGLENFATTGRAYSQDLKQISVLGGMDSDKKDRKVAMILSLQWFMGSAGIDNTSFEANFSPSQFYTLLSNKNITEEHRKKYASRVDQVLTKTSQFAPEKLYAKIYSNDGIQYKLLKCLFEPYFFARENIVTLKDKGLLYRKLITLPEKETTELREINWTEEYKKAEEQGKSQVTNNEFMVYDTYYDKYLKDNLQSQKDINKNVDLMNSKEYEDYELYLDICSDLNIKPYIILAPTNGRWYDYTGMTKENRDKFFDRIEEMARKRGFEVLNLKNEEYTPYFICDVMHLGWKGWTKVNEELYEHFKN; encoded by the coding sequence ATGAAAAAGAAGATTTTATGGATACTGATGCCTATTTTTGTGGGAATAGTAACAGTTATTTTTTTAAATAATTTTCTAGATAAAAAAATACAAATATTGTTAAACACAAAAAACTTAAAAAGTATAAATATAGAATATGGAAGTACGTATAAAGACAGAGGAGTAATATATAATGAATACTTGACCCAAAATAATTACCTTTTATTAGAAGGATCGTCAGAGTTAGGTGCTCCTGTTTCGCAATTACCTGTTAATACGTTTCCTGCCAAGGGATTAGAGAATTTTGCAACTACAGGTAGAGCTTATTCTCAAGATTTAAAACAAATATCAGTGCTTGGCGGCATGGATAGTGATAAAAAAGATAGGAAAGTTGCAATGATACTTTCTCTTCAATGGTTTATGGGAAGTGCTGGAATTGATAACACAAGCTTTGAAGCTAATTTTTCACCTTCACAGTTTTATACCCTTTTATCAAATAAAAACATAACAGAAGAGCATAGAAAAAAGTATGCTTCTAGAGTAGATCAGGTATTAACAAAGACTTCTCAATTTGCACCAGAAAAGTTATATGCTAAAATTTATTCTAATGATGGTATTCAATACAAGTTATTGAAGTGCTTATTTGAGCCTTATTTTTTTGCACGTGAAAACATTGTTACTCTTAAGGATAAAGGATTATTATATAGAAAATTAATTACTTTGCCAGAGAAAGAGACTACAGAATTAAGAGAAATAAACTGGACTGAAGAATATAAAAAGGCTGAAGAACAAGGTAAAAGCCAAGTTACAAATAATGAGTTTATGGTGTATGACACCTATTATGATAAATATTTAAAAGATAATTTACAATCTCAAAAAGATATTAATAAAAATGTTGATTTGATGAATTCAAAAGAATATGAAGATTATGAACTGTATTTAGATATTTGTTCAGATTTAAATATAAAACCATATATAATTTTAGCGCCTACAAATGGAAGATGGTATGATTATACTGGGATGACTAAGGAAAATAGAGATAAATTCTTTGACAGAATAGAAGAAATGGCGAGAAAAAGAGGATTTGAAGTTTTAAATTTAAAAAATGAAGAATATACACCTTATTTTATATGCGATGTGATGCATTTAGGATGGAAGGGATGGACTAAGGTAAATGAAGAACTTTATGAGCATTTTAAAAACTAA